In Microplitis demolitor isolate Queensland-Clemson2020A chromosome 9, iyMicDemo2.1a, whole genome shotgun sequence, one genomic interval encodes:
- the LOC128668556 gene encoding uncharacterized protein LOC128668556, whose amino-acid sequence MSLMVRYVDQNSLLAKTKLVQLIHVDATDCSAKRLVEEFEKALEKKAISLEQLIGLACDNASVMVGKYNSFKTHLIKRLSHLMTLPCICHSLALIAKEACSAIPEEIQSFISKIPTFINSSPKRLANFNIFQRPFEDHPSKLLRFASTRWLSRQIAITRILDNWENLRIFSTDQVVEKVASAVDLLAIMNNPMTKVYLLFLKFAIDPLEKTNAHFQGSATLVHQLQPSSKKLLIDVLQKFMKPALLKPEIIDNEARNIDFGSITNQRDALKVDVGDDCKDYLQAELSSEVSESIID is encoded by the coding sequence ATGTCGTTGATGGTTCGCTACGTCGATCAGAATTCTTTGTTGGCTAAAACCAAGTTGGTACAGCTAATTCACGTCGATGCGACTGACTGCTCGGCTAAACGACTTGTCGAGGAATTTGAAAAAGCCTTGGAAAAAAAGGCGATTTCCCTCGAACAACTTATTGGACTTGCGTGTGACAATGCATCGGTCATGGttggaaaatataattcatttaaaacacATTTGATCAAACGTCTTTCTCATCTTATGACGTTACCATGCATTTGTCACTCTTTAGCGCTGATCGCTAAAGAAGCATGCTCTGCGATTCCAGAAGAAATCCAGAGCTTCATCTCTAAAATACCTACTTTCATCAATAGTAGCCCGAAACGGTTGgcaaatttcaatatttttcagcGTCCTTTTGAAGATCATCCTTCTAAGCTTTTACGATTTGCCTCAACAAGATGGCTCTCTCGTCAAATCGCTATTACGAGAATATTAGACAATTGGGAAAACTTACGTATATTTTCGACTGATCAAGTCGTAGAAAAAGTTGCAAGTGCAGTTGATTTGCTTGCAATCATGAATAATCCCATGACAAAAGTATACCTGCTTTTCTTGAAATTTGCAATTGACCCTTTAGAAAAGACTAATGCTCATTTTCAAGGAAGTGCAACTTTAGTTCATCAATTACAACCTTCTTCGAAGAAGTTGCTCATTgatgttcttcaaaagttcaTGAAACCAGCTTTGTTAAAGCCTGAAATCATTGACAATGAGGCTCGTAACATTGACTTTGGATCCATCACGAATCAACGTGATGCACTTAAAGTAGATGTTGGAGACGATTGTAAGGATTACTTACAGGCTGAACTAAGCTCTGAGGTTTCTGAATCGATCATTGACTAG